One Parasphingorhabdus cellanae genomic region harbors:
- a CDS encoding SDR family NAD(P)-dependent oxidoreductase, producing the protein MDLKLGGRKGIVTGASKGIGKRIGNLMLESGMSLAFCARNEDEIVAAEEEWAGKGYKVKGTSVDVADAEAYKAWLADAADWLGGCDAFVPNVSAGGGSNEEQWRANFEVDLMGAVRGMEVLLPHLSKNNGSAVFIVSTAALETYPVVQPYNALKASLIVYAKQLSQVIAKDGVRLNCVSPGATLFEGGNWERHQKNLPDYYKATIESIPFGRLGSAEEIADAVVFLLSQRASWITGINLTVDGGQTKRVSL; encoded by the coding sequence ATGGATCTTAAATTAGGCGGCCGTAAGGGCATTGTCACGGGTGCATCCAAAGGCATCGGAAAACGTATCGGGAATCTCATGCTGGAAAGCGGAATGTCACTCGCCTTCTGCGCACGCAACGAAGATGAAATTGTCGCAGCGGAAGAAGAATGGGCGGGCAAAGGCTATAAGGTAAAAGGTACATCCGTTGATGTTGCTGATGCTGAAGCTTACAAAGCCTGGCTCGCCGATGCGGCAGATTGGCTTGGTGGGTGCGATGCCTTCGTTCCGAATGTTTCTGCTGGTGGCGGCAGCAACGAGGAACAGTGGCGGGCAAATTTTGAAGTCGATCTGATGGGCGCTGTGCGCGGAATGGAGGTTTTGCTTCCACATCTTTCGAAGAATAATGGCTCTGCCGTATTTATCGTCTCGACTGCTGCATTGGAGACTTATCCGGTTGTTCAACCTTATAATGCCCTAAAGGCATCGCTCATCGTATATGCCAAGCAATTGTCGCAAGTTATCGCGAAAGATGGCGTTCGCCTCAATTGTGTCTCACCTGGGGCAACGTTGTTTGAGGGCGGAAACTGGGAGAGGCATCAAAAAAATCTCCCTGATTACTACAAGGCGACAATAGAAAGCATTCCCTTTGGTCGCCTAGGAAGCGCCGAAGAGATCGCCGACGCAGTTGTGTTTCTGCTTAGTCAGCGGGCATCATGGATTACAGGCATCAACCTTACGGTCGATGGCGGGCAGACAAAGCGCGTTTCGCTTTAG
- a CDS encoding carboxymuconolactone decarboxylase family protein — MTSHHGKPGLEPMAEADLSPEIREMLGQWVFNLHKTLAYSEKSLERWMPFAKHILQDNTLSVRDREIAILRVGWNCRSPYEWGMHEGVARSVGFTDKDLEAICVGKDSDNWTESEASIIAAVDDLHSQSTISDESWAKLKPHFSKQQLVDMVYLIGQFHMISIMLNAMRTPLEDNVASMPQDKPHFTRA; from the coding sequence ATGACGTCTCATCACGGTAAGCCAGGTCTGGAACCAATGGCTGAAGCGGACCTTTCACCGGAAATCAGGGAAATGCTCGGTCAGTGGGTTTTCAACCTTCATAAGACGCTCGCCTATTCCGAAAAGTCGCTTGAGAGATGGATGCCATTTGCAAAGCATATACTGCAGGATAACACTCTGTCGGTCCGGGATCGAGAGATTGCCATTTTGCGCGTGGGCTGGAATTGTCGAAGTCCTTACGAATGGGGCATGCACGAAGGTGTGGCCCGGTCCGTTGGCTTTACTGACAAGGATTTAGAGGCAATTTGTGTTGGCAAGGATTCTGACAATTGGACAGAGTCTGAGGCTTCTATAATAGCTGCCGTAGATGATCTGCACTCGCAATCAACCATTTCAGATGAAAGCTGGGCAAAGCTGAAGCCGCATTTTAGCAAACAGCAACTGGTCGACATGGTTTACCTGATCGGTCAGTTCCACATGATCTCGATCATGCTGAATGCGATGCGCACGCCGCTTGAAGATAATGTTGCTTCCATGCCCCAAGACAAACCACATTTCACACGCGCATAA
- a CDS encoding ThuA domain-containing protein: MQMAKREQKRLDAHLIAGGMAHDFDHARMELLKILAEDDRIRTKVSSTWEEFDDDPASLLITYCCNMEPSEEASRKLRSFLENGGKWIALHGTNSLFQWTEAGVECATAEGHFLGVLGSAFQAHPPIGDYTVENAGSDHPIVSGIKPFTVKDELYLSDFSSPVEILLSTRFGGETPGFIKDQWEEDDHPVLYIRKLGKGEILYCTLGHARGHYDAQHRILFSPEVERGAWDAPEFFEILRRSIKWGVSPQLEMETG; the protein is encoded by the coding sequence ATGCAAATGGCAAAAAGAGAGCAAAAGCGCCTTGATGCGCATTTAATAGCGGGTGGAATGGCCCACGACTTTGATCATGCGCGAATGGAATTGCTCAAGATACTGGCGGAAGATGATCGTATCAGAACCAAAGTATCGTCAACATGGGAAGAGTTTGACGACGACCCCGCAAGCCTTTTGATAACATATTGTTGCAATATGGAGCCTTCCGAAGAGGCATCACGAAAGCTAAGAAGTTTTCTTGAAAATGGTGGCAAGTGGATAGCGCTACATGGCACAAATTCTCTCTTTCAGTGGACTGAGGCCGGGGTTGAATGTGCAACCGCAGAAGGTCATTTTCTCGGCGTACTTGGCAGCGCATTTCAGGCTCATCCCCCCATCGGCGATTATACAGTAGAAAACGCTGGTTCCGATCACCCGATAGTGTCTGGTATCAAACCTTTTACGGTCAAGGACGAGCTATATCTCTCCGATTTCTCTTCCCCAGTGGAGATCTTGTTATCTACCCGTTTTGGAGGAGAAACTCCGGGCTTTATCAAAGATCAATGGGAAGAGGACGACCACCCCGTGCTGTATATCCGTAAGCTCGGCAAGGGGGAGATTTTATACTGCACATTGGGCCATGCCCGCGGCCACTATGATGCGCAGCATCGCATATTATTTTCTCCGGAGGTGGAGCGCGGTGCCTGGGATGCGCCCGAGTTCTTCGAAATACTGCGACGGTCTATAAAATGGGGGGTCAGCCCTCAACTAGAAATGGAAACAGGATGA
- a CDS encoding helix-turn-helix transcriptional regulator produces MNKMAQNLNTDLIDLLDSARSFSTNDQIQALLNRVTISSPDDIHDAAISLYEITTELQLRVAVTADISSTEAMVDAEGNSLNGEVFGWLADGERWWEDKNLALSSPLPRACRYEAEPFWVNKDGFKGNWRNEYLEEIDLHEFQQRSLVPAAIVVPVHQPFAQIGVVTFTPIDKSIEDLSDLFIQYGELLAIMARRFVCGYTVAMRSARRLIPSDCDLTKREVECLSWAAIGKTDREIAMILELSPATVRYHMIRAGERLNSVNRGQAIFKAGQLGYLGASA; encoded by the coding sequence ATGAACAAGATGGCTCAAAATTTGAATACCGACCTTATCGATCTGCTGGATTCTGCTCGATCTTTTTCGACGAACGACCAAATACAGGCGCTGCTAAATCGTGTCACTATCTCCTCTCCGGACGATATTCACGATGCTGCCATTTCCTTGTATGAAATAACCACGGAACTTCAACTGCGTGTGGCAGTCACTGCCGACATCTCCTCTACTGAAGCGATGGTCGATGCTGAAGGAAATAGTCTCAATGGCGAGGTTTTCGGTTGGCTAGCGGATGGTGAACGCTGGTGGGAAGATAAAAACCTGGCTCTTTCTTCGCCTCTTCCCCGAGCCTGCCGCTATGAAGCCGAGCCATTCTGGGTAAACAAGGATGGATTCAAGGGCAATTGGCGCAACGAATATCTTGAGGAAATAGATCTGCATGAATTCCAGCAGCGTTCGCTTGTTCCAGCGGCGATTGTTGTGCCTGTGCATCAGCCCTTTGCCCAAATCGGCGTGGTCACTTTTACACCGATAGACAAATCGATCGAGGACCTATCCGACCTGTTCATTCAATATGGTGAACTCCTTGCGATCATGGCTCGACGTTTTGTCTGTGGATATACCGTGGCTATGCGTTCGGCGCGTCGCCTTATCCCTTCAGATTGCGACCTTACCAAACGTGAGGTCGAGTGTTTGAGCTGGGCTGCAATTGGTAAAACTGATCGCGAAATCGCCATGATATTGGAATTGAGCCCTGCCACTGTGCGTTATCATATGATACGCGCTGGCGAGCGGCTTAACTCGGTCAATCGCGGTCAAGCGATTTTCAAGGCAGGGCAACTCGGGTATCTAGGGGCTAGCGCTTAA
- a CDS encoding IclR family transcriptional regulator domain-containing protein translates to MSRDIPIRALSRGLAVLSTVNRDGPMSMMDIAKATNLPYPTTSRVVQTLLHEGMIEKEAARKYYRATSLVTSLSTGFQWEDGLVDVARPHIKQLCLDTGWPISIVTRVGTRMVIRDSTHRMTSQTFSNYYPGYTLPISECASGKIYLAFCKEAERDLIAEAWKATDSESARRGLLLIRDEGYLNQLRTKGYALNFRNIHNAEPGKTSSLSVPILNSNGEVLAALTMIYFSSAMNSEEAVDKFLHKLQLAAGIIGRQAKAENGVVENSNHIPHH, encoded by the coding sequence ATGTCGCGTGATATTCCAATAAGAGCACTTAGCCGCGGCTTGGCCGTTCTATCGACTGTTAACCGCGATGGGCCTATGTCGATGATGGATATAGCAAAGGCCACGAACCTTCCATACCCCACCACCAGTCGTGTTGTTCAGACTTTATTGCATGAAGGTATGATAGAGAAAGAAGCGGCTAGGAAGTATTATCGAGCGACATCTCTAGTCACTTCACTTTCAACCGGTTTCCAATGGGAAGATGGCTTAGTCGATGTCGCCCGCCCGCATATCAAACAGCTGTGCCTTGATACTGGATGGCCAATATCTATTGTAACTAGGGTCGGGACACGTATGGTCATCCGCGATTCCACGCACAGGATGACATCTCAGACATTTTCAAATTACTATCCCGGCTACACCCTACCGATTTCCGAATGCGCATCAGGAAAAATATATCTCGCTTTTTGCAAGGAAGCTGAGCGTGATTTGATCGCAGAAGCTTGGAAAGCAACTGATAGCGAAAGCGCTCGGCGAGGCTTGTTACTCATCCGTGACGAAGGGTATCTTAACCAGCTACGCACGAAAGGCTATGCACTGAACTTTCGTAACATTCATAATGCGGAACCGGGCAAGACTTCATCCTTATCGGTTCCGATATTAAACAGTAATGGCGAGGTCCTTGCAGCCCTTACCATGATATATTTTTCTTCTGCGATGAATTCTGAAGAGGCAGTCGACAAATTCCTGCATAAATTACAATTGGCAGCTGGAATAATTGGAAGACAAGCTAAGGCGGAAAACGGGGTTGTCGAGAACTCAAACCATATCCCGCATCACTGA
- a CDS encoding GntR family transcriptional regulator, with protein MKTPVLVKDRNSGLPQYLVIAETIRSWIQSGRYKAGDSIATIGELAREFKVAKGTIQEALRELSDNGIIITSRGRRSRVGSQPEIRPVFGDITTKDLLLVETSGDTPSQLASAKIIKPSKKLSKMFEFEASQRVAEYRSLLYLNGRPNGYSIVYVSAGKRTKLLPLLSHDDFKIEVRDRIDNAARSERHVAATTADIEMAHLLDIPVGSPILRYSCAMWNSGDEFLIYFINFLRSDGCEYRLDT; from the coding sequence ATGAAAACACCAGTTCTTGTTAAAGATCGAAATTCGGGGCTACCTCAATACCTGGTTATCGCCGAAACTATTAGAAGCTGGATTCAAAGTGGTCGATACAAGGCTGGTGATAGTATCGCGACAATAGGCGAACTTGCCCGTGAGTTTAAGGTTGCCAAAGGCACCATCCAGGAAGCTCTCAGAGAATTGTCTGACAATGGGATTATAATCACATCCAGGGGCCGTCGATCACGTGTTGGATCGCAACCGGAAATTCGGCCGGTATTTGGAGATATAACGACGAAGGACCTTTTGCTTGTCGAGACGTCAGGCGATACTCCTTCACAATTGGCCAGCGCCAAGATTATCAAACCCAGCAAAAAATTATCGAAAATGTTTGAATTTGAGGCGTCTCAAAGGGTCGCTGAATATCGGTCGCTATTATATCTAAATGGTCGTCCAAACGGATACAGCATTGTTTATGTATCCGCTGGGAAGCGCACGAAACTCCTCCCTTTGCTTTCGCACGACGATTTCAAGATTGAGGTCCGCGATCGTATCGACAACGCCGCTCGTTCGGAAAGGCATGTCGCTGCGACTACTGCAGACATTGAAATGGCTCACCTTCTAGACATTCCCGTTGGCTCGCCGATCTTGCGGTATAGTTGTGCAATGTGGAATTCTGGCGATGAATTTCTAATCTATTTCATAAATTTTCTTAGAAGTGACGGGTGTGAATATCGTCTCGACACATAA